In Nematostella vectensis chromosome 12, jaNemVect1.1, whole genome shotgun sequence, the genomic window ATACCTTGCTGCAGTCCTAGAGTATCTCAGTGCTGAGATATTGGAGCTTGCCGGTAACGCTGCTCGTGACAACAAGAAAACGAGGATAATCCCGCGTCACCTACAGCTTGCCGTAAGAAACGACGAGGAGCTGAATAGGTTATTGCATGGTGTTACCATTGCGCAGGGCGGGGTCCTACCAAACATCCAAGCATCTCTTCTCCCGAAGAAGACCGAGAAAAAGAGCAAGTGAGCAGTCAGGACTCGGCTGCTGAAAAACAAACGGTTCTTTTAGGAACCACCACATCGCACAAAAGTTCAAAGACCACATCATCactcaaaatacttttttttatcgcaaaataccccatgtatttttattcgaTACCCTTATTCTAGAAGATGCCCTTAAACCACATAAACAGCACGTATTCGGTGACAAAACTTTAAGCGGCACGGGCGGTTACTTTGGCGGTGTTACTTAGAAAACGGCGAGCTACGCACCGAGCGATTATTCTCTACTAGCGCGCGCACGCACACACACCTAAACAAAATCTTACTCTCTTATGGTGACCATAAAAATAAGCGCACAAACTTTGAAATTCTCTAAATGTGAGTCAATCCCGTACGAATGATACGAagagtttaaaacaaattatgaGAAGTCATACCACTCGCGAATTAggcttgttttgtaaacaagcGCCAACTCTAAGGAGGCGTCAATAAAATGCATGAGTAAAATTATGTAAAATGTCAGAGGAACGGCCGAGTTCCATATATGCTAGGAATGTGCCATAGAAATGCCACCTTAACACGGGAAAGGGAATTGTCGTTTGAGATGCAGACTGATATTGGACTTTTGATCATGTGGTGGCTCTTAAAAGAGCCGTTTGTAATTTATGAGCTTGGGTGTGTCTAAGCCCGTTCTCCTCGGATTCTGCGGGCGAGCTGTATATCTTTCGGCATGATCGTTACTCGTTTTGCGTGAATAGCGCAGAGATTGGTGTCTTCAAATAAACCAACAAGGTAGGCCTCACTAGCTTCTTGTAGAGCCATAACGGCCGAGCTCTGGAATCTCAGATCGGTCTTGAAATCTTGTGCGATTTCTCGAACTAGACGCTGGAAAGGAAGCTTTCTGATCAACAGCTCGGTAGATTTCTGGTATCGGCGGATCTCACGGAGAGCGACTGTGCCAGGTCTGTAACGGTGAGGTTTCTTCACTCCTCCAGTAGCTGGCGCGCTTTTACGAGCTGCCTTGGTCGCAAGCTGCTTTCTTGGAGCCTTGCCTCCAGTTGATTTTCGAGCCGTTTGCTTAGTGCGAGCCATTTTTTGTTACAATATGTTACAAGGTGTTACAATGGAGCAATCGTTAGATGGAAACCGTGTCGCTTTCTAGAGCTATTTATACCGAGCGCGGGGCTGAGGCGGATCGGAAACACGGAATGCATATTTCATGACCTAAAAACTAACGATTGGTTGAGTTGTCTAGCCTTTTGTCTCATAGCTTAAGATTTCGGCACCGTACGTTTCCTTAGAGGTCGGCTGATTGCTATTATAAACTATTGCAACAAAGTAGGGAATCACATCATTTGCTCATTCAAGCACAAGTGAACATTTCTCACTCATTCATCaaacagcagaaaaaaaaaaaaaacatgtctggTCGTGGTAAAGGCGGTAAAGGTCTTGGCAAGGGTGGAGCAAAGAGACATCGAAAGATCCTGCGTGATAATATCCAGGGTATAACCAAACCTGCA contains:
- the LOC125557190 gene encoding histone H2A-like, producing the protein MSGRGKGKAKGTKSKTRSSRAGLQFPVGRIHRHLRKGNYAERVGAGAPVYLAAVLEYLSAEILELAGNAARDNKKTRIIPRHLQLAVRNDEELNRLLHGVTIAQGGVLPNIQASLLPKKTEKKSK
- the LOC125557138 gene encoding histone H3 isoform X1; its protein translation is MARTKQTARKSTGGKAPRKQLATKAARKSAPATGGVKKPHRYRPGTVALREIRRYQKSTELLIRKLPFQRLVREIAQDFKTDLRFQSSAVMALQEASEAYLVGLFEDTNLCAIHAKRVTIMPKDIQLARRIRGENKPNSRVV
- the LOC125557138 gene encoding histone H3 isoform X2 translates to MARTKQTARKSTGGKAPRKQLATKAARKSAPATGGVKKPHRYRPGTVALREIRRYQKSTELLIRKLPFQRLVREIAQDFKTDLRFQSSAVMALQEASEAYLVGLFEDTNLCAIHAKRVTIMPKDIQLARRIRGERA